One genomic window of Streptomyces sp. NBC_01498 includes the following:
- a CDS encoding NADH-quinone oxidoreductase subunit G — MTVTTSAPSGGGEAAVPPEDLVSLTIDGIGISVPKGTLVIRAAELLGIEIPRFCDHPLLDPAGACRQCIVEVEGQRKPMASCTITCTDGMVVKSQITSPVAEKAQRGVMELLLINHPLDCPVCDKGGECPLQNQAMSHGQSDSRFEGKKRTFEKPVPISTQVLLDRERCVLCARCTRFSNQVAGDPVIEFLERGALQQVGIGVGDPFESYFSGNTIQICPVGALTSAAYRFRSRPFDLVSSPSVCEHCSGGCATRTDHRRGKVMRRMAADDPEVNEEWICDKGRFGFRYAQRPDRITTPLVRGADGELAPASWPEALEAAASGLNAARGRAAVLAGGRLTVEDAYAYSKFARVALDTNDIDFRARVHSAEEAEFLAAHVAGRGLDLDGTGITNTTLEKAPAVLLVGFESEEEAPGVFLRLRKARRKHGQRTFSLATHVTPGLRKAGGTLLPAAPGTETEWLDALASQTGLEGAGVRAADALRESGAVIVVGERLAAVPGGLTAAARAATATGARLVWIPRRAGERGAIEAGALPTLLPGGRPADDPRAREETAEVWRVRELPHGTGRDTGRIVEAAATGDLGALVVAGVEVADLPDPARAREALAAVGFLVSLELRPSEVTDHADVVFPVAAVAEKAGTFLNWEGRARLFDSALKPEQMTRRLATDDARVLHMLADAMDIPFALPNLKAVRTEMDRLGQWSGEHAEPPVASSRPLPRPGAGEAVLAGHRLLLDQGRLQDGDEALAGTRHAAVARLSPATAAETGVADGDVLAVTGPAGTVELPLSVTEMPDKVVWLPLNSTGGGVLADTGSRPGTLVRIGPAEAPAPADAVPADSAPSDAAPSDAVPSDAVPSDAVPASDGPEVRA; from the coding sequence ATGACAGTCACCACGTCTGCCCCCTCCGGCGGCGGCGAGGCGGCGGTCCCGCCCGAAGACCTCGTCTCCCTGACGATCGACGGCATCGGCATCTCGGTCCCCAAGGGGACCCTGGTGATCCGCGCCGCCGAACTCCTCGGCATCGAGATCCCCCGCTTCTGCGACCACCCGCTGCTCGACCCGGCCGGCGCCTGCCGCCAGTGCATCGTCGAGGTGGAGGGCCAGCGCAAGCCGATGGCGTCCTGCACCATCACCTGCACCGACGGCATGGTCGTCAAGTCGCAGATCACCTCGCCGGTCGCCGAGAAGGCCCAGCGCGGTGTGATGGAGCTGCTGCTCATCAACCACCCGCTGGACTGTCCGGTCTGCGACAAGGGCGGCGAGTGCCCGCTCCAGAACCAGGCCATGAGCCACGGCCAGTCGGACAGCCGGTTCGAGGGCAAGAAGCGGACCTTCGAGAAGCCCGTACCGATCTCCACCCAGGTCCTTCTCGACCGCGAGCGCTGTGTCCTGTGCGCCCGCTGCACCCGCTTCTCCAACCAGGTGGCCGGCGACCCGGTGATCGAGTTCCTGGAGCGCGGCGCGCTCCAGCAGGTCGGCATCGGCGTGGGCGACCCCTTCGAGTCGTACTTCTCCGGCAACACCATCCAGATCTGCCCGGTCGGCGCGCTGACCTCGGCGGCGTACCGCTTCCGCTCCCGCCCGTTCGACCTGGTCTCCTCGCCCAGCGTCTGCGAGCACTGCTCGGGCGGCTGCGCCACCCGCACCGACCACCGGCGCGGCAAGGTCATGCGGCGCATGGCCGCCGACGACCCCGAGGTCAACGAGGAGTGGATCTGCGACAAGGGGCGGTTCGGCTTCCGGTACGCGCAGCGGCCGGACCGGATCACCACCCCCCTCGTCCGGGGCGCCGACGGTGAACTGGCGCCCGCCAGCTGGCCCGAGGCCCTGGAGGCCGCCGCCAGCGGTCTGAACGCCGCGCGCGGCCGGGCCGCCGTCCTGGCGGGCGGCCGGCTGACGGTCGAGGACGCGTACGCGTACAGCAAGTTCGCCCGGGTCGCGCTCGACACCAACGACATCGACTTCCGCGCGCGCGTGCACAGCGCCGAGGAGGCCGAGTTCCTCGCCGCCCATGTCGCCGGCCGCGGCCTGGACCTGGACGGCACGGGGATCACCAACACGACGCTGGAGAAGGCCCCGGCCGTCCTGCTCGTCGGGTTCGAGTCCGAGGAGGAGGCGCCCGGCGTCTTCCTGCGGCTGCGCAAGGCCCGGCGCAAGCACGGCCAGCGCACCTTCTCCCTCGCCACGCACGTCACCCCCGGTCTGCGGAAGGCGGGCGGCACGCTGCTGCCGGCCGCGCCCGGCACCGAGACCGAATGGCTCGACGCGCTCGCCTCGCAGACCGGGCTGGAGGGCGCGGGAGTCCGCGCCGCCGACGCCCTGCGCGAGAGCGGCGCGGTGATCGTCGTCGGTGAACGGCTCGCCGCCGTCCCCGGCGGGCTCACCGCCGCCGCGCGGGCCGCCACCGCCACCGGCGCCCGGCTCGTCTGGATTCCGCGCCGGGCCGGTGAGCGCGGCGCGATCGAGGCCGGCGCGCTGCCGACCCTGCTGCCCGGCGGCCGTCCCGCCGACGACCCGCGGGCCCGTGAGGAGACCGCCGAGGTCTGGCGGGTACGCGAACTGCCGCACGGCACCGGCCGCGACACCGGCCGGATCGTCGAGGCCGCCGCGACCGGCGACCTCGGCGCGCTGGTCGTCGCGGGCGTCGAGGTCGCCGACCTGCCGGACCCGGCACGCGCGCGCGAGGCGCTCGCCGCCGTCGGCTTCCTGGTCTCCCTGGAACTGCGGCCCAGCGAGGTCACCGACCACGCCGACGTCGTCTTCCCGGTCGCGGCCGTCGCCGAGAAGGCCGGCACCTTCCTCAACTGGGAGGGCCGGGCGCGGCTGTTCGACTCCGCGCTCAAGCCCGAGCAGATGACGCGCAGGCTGGCCACGGACGACGCGCGGGTGCTGCACATGCTCGCCGACGCCATGGACATCCCGTTCGCGCTGCCGAACCTGAAGGCCGTACGGACCGAGATGGACCGGCTCGGCCAGTGGAGCGGCGAGCACGCCGAACCGCCCGTCGCGTCGTCGCGTCCGCTGCCCCGTCCGGGCGCGGGCGAGGCGGTGCTCGCCGGACACCGGCTGCTGCTCGACCAGGGCCGGCTCCAGGACGGCGACGAGGCCCTGGCCGGTACGCGCCACGCGGCCGTCGCCCGGCTCTCGCCCGCCACGGCGGCCGAGACGGGTGTCGCGGACGGCGACGTCCTGGCCGTCACCGGCCCCGCCGGCACGGTCGAACTGCCGCTCAGCGTCACGGAGATGCCCGACAAGGTCGTCTGGCTGCCGCTGAACTCGACCGGCGGCGGTGTCCTCGCGGACACCGGCTCCCGGCCGGGCACGCTCGTCCGGATCGGCCCCGCCGAGGCCCCGGCCCCGGCCGACGCCGTCCCGGCGGACTCGGCTCCGTCGGACGCCGCTCCGTCGGACGCGGTCCCGTCGGATGCCGTTCCGTCGGACGCCGTTCCCGCTTCCGACGGACCGGAGGTCCGCGCATGA
- the nuoF gene encoding NADH-quinone oxidoreductase subunit NuoF: MTTAPAMNDTGPEKLLSPVLSAFWDQPDAWTLETYKRHEGYEGLRKALAMTPDDLIAYVKDSGLRGRGGAGFPTGMKWQFIPQGDGKPHYLVVNADESEPGTCKDIPLLFANPHSLIEGMIIACYAIRSSHAFIYLRGEVVPVLRRLHEAVREAYAAGYLGKDILGSGIDLDITVHAGAGAYICGEETALLDSLEGRRGQPRLRPPFPAVAGLYACPTVVNNVESIASVPAILNRGKDWFKSMGSEKSAGFTLYSLSGHVTSPGQYEAPLGITLRQLLDMGGGMRSGHRLKFWTPGGSSTPMFTDEHLDVPLDYEGVGAAGSMLGTKALQCFDETTCVVRAVTRWTEFYAHESCGKCTPCREGTYWLVQLLRDIEAGKGVPSDLDKLNDIADNINGKSFCALGDGAAAPIFSSLKYFREEYEQHITGKGCPFDPAKSTLWADRHAHLEVNA; encoded by the coding sequence ATGACCACCGCACCCGCCATGAACGACACCGGCCCGGAGAAGCTCCTCTCGCCGGTCCTGTCCGCGTTCTGGGACCAGCCCGACGCGTGGACCCTGGAGACGTACAAGAGGCACGAGGGGTACGAGGGGCTGCGCAAGGCCCTCGCCATGACCCCGGACGACCTCATCGCGTACGTGAAGGACTCCGGGCTGCGCGGCCGGGGCGGCGCCGGCTTCCCCACCGGCATGAAGTGGCAGTTCATCCCGCAGGGCGACGGCAAGCCGCACTACCTCGTCGTCAACGCGGACGAGTCGGAGCCGGGCACCTGCAAGGACATCCCGCTCCTCTTCGCCAACCCGCACTCCCTCATCGAGGGAATGATCATCGCGTGCTACGCGATCCGCTCCTCGCACGCCTTCATCTATCTGCGCGGCGAGGTCGTGCCCGTCCTGCGCCGGCTGCACGAGGCCGTGCGCGAGGCGTACGCGGCGGGCTACCTCGGCAAGGACATCCTCGGCAGCGGGATCGACCTCGACATCACCGTGCACGCCGGAGCCGGCGCGTACATCTGCGGTGAGGAGACCGCGCTGCTGGACTCGCTGGAGGGACGGCGCGGACAGCCCCGGCTGCGCCCGCCGTTCCCCGCCGTCGCGGGTCTCTACGCCTGCCCCACCGTGGTGAACAACGTCGAGTCCATCGCCTCGGTTCCCGCGATCCTCAACCGCGGCAAGGACTGGTTCAAGTCGATGGGCAGCGAGAAGTCCGCGGGCTTCACGCTCTACTCGCTCAGCGGCCATGTCACCAGCCCCGGCCAGTACGAGGCCCCGCTCGGCATCACCCTGCGCCAGCTCCTCGACATGGGCGGCGGCATGCGTTCCGGCCACCGGCTCAAGTTCTGGACCCCCGGCGGCTCTTCCACGCCGATGTTCACCGACGAGCACCTCGACGTGCCCCTGGACTACGAGGGCGTCGGCGCCGCCGGCTCCATGCTCGGCACCAAGGCGCTCCAGTGCTTCGACGAGACCACCTGTGTGGTGCGGGCCGTCACCCGCTGGACCGAGTTCTACGCCCACGAGTCCTGCGGCAAGTGCACGCCGTGCCGTGAAGGCACCTACTGGCTGGTGCAGTTGCTGCGCGACATCGAGGCCGGCAAGGGCGTCCCCTCGGACCTCGACAAGCTCAACGACATCGCCGACAACATCAACGGCAAGTCGTTCTGCGCCCTCGGCGACGGCGCCGCCGCGCCGATCTTCTCCTCGCTCAAGTACTTCCGCGAGGAGTACGAGCAGCACATCACCGGCAAGGGCTGCCCCTTCGACCCGGCGAAGTCCACCCTGTGGGCCGACCGACACGCGCACCTGGAGGTGAACGCATGA
- the nuoE gene encoding NADH-quinone oxidoreductase subunit NuoE, with product MPQLPAPDYPADVRARLETDAREVIARYPDSRSALLPLLHLTQSEDGYVTRTGVRFCAEMLGLTTAEVTAVSTFYSMYRRKPSGDYQVGVCTNTLCAVMGGDAIFDELKEHLGVGNNETTEDGKVTLEHIECNAACDFAPVVMVNWEFFDNQTVESAKQLVDDLRAGEQVSPTRGAPLCTYKETARILAGFPDERPGAVDATGGAGPASLIGLKLAKGEAIPARTPRPRDGAAPRDTPQPGAEHLSSHDAPQQTAASDPANPTGPAAEEGE from the coding sequence ATGCCCCAACTCCCCGCCCCCGACTACCCGGCCGATGTGCGCGCCCGGCTGGAGACGGACGCCCGGGAGGTGATCGCCCGCTACCCCGACAGCCGCTCGGCCCTGCTGCCGCTGCTGCACCTGACCCAGTCCGAGGACGGGTACGTCACCCGTACCGGCGTCCGGTTCTGCGCCGAGATGCTCGGGCTGACCACCGCCGAGGTCACGGCCGTCTCGACCTTCTACTCGATGTACCGGCGCAAGCCGTCCGGCGACTACCAGGTCGGCGTCTGCACCAACACGCTCTGCGCGGTGATGGGCGGCGACGCCATCTTCGACGAGCTGAAGGAGCACCTCGGGGTCGGCAACAACGAGACCACCGAGGACGGCAAGGTCACGCTGGAGCACATCGAGTGCAACGCGGCCTGCGACTTCGCGCCGGTGGTGATGGTCAACTGGGAGTTCTTCGACAACCAGACCGTCGAGTCGGCGAAGCAGCTCGTGGACGACCTGCGGGCCGGCGAACAGGTCAGCCCCACGCGTGGCGCGCCCCTGTGCACGTACAAGGAGACCGCGCGCATCCTCGCGGGCTTCCCCGACGAGCGCCCCGGCGCCGTCGACGCCACCGGCGGCGCCGGCCCCGCCTCGCTGATCGGCCTCAAGCTCGCCAAGGGCGAGGCGATCCCGGCCCGTACGCCGCGCCCGCGCGACGGAGCGGCCCCGCGGGACACGCCCCAGCCCGGTGCCGAGCACCTCAGCTCGCACGACGCGCCGCAGCAGACCGCGGCGTCCGACCCCGCGAACCCCACGGGCCCCGCGGCCGAGGAGGGGGAGTGA